In Nematostella vectensis chromosome 2, jaNemVect1.1, whole genome shotgun sequence, one genomic interval encodes:
- the LOC5514025 gene encoding ribonuclease P protein subunit p30, which yields MERGVTLYSNKSQCPCVPWKSYARTLYAQYTKYPRKAKMAAFGDLCLLKQSDPRDTEKLIVKAVSLGYRTIAVNTTFHLKKVAKQKNNPCPEPTDWELLSGVQNLKKVNRNLQVLNRVTVPLEENGQLHQLASDTLHKYDLLAVNPATDKLFLQACSSLEVDLISLDLTARLPFYLKMPQVRQAIDRGVSFEITYGPMIRDNTQRRYVISNAADIIRATKGRGVIMSSGADGPLDLRGPYDVANLGELLGLKQEKAKSAVSRNIRALLYHVEARKATGKSTISGCPVESLTEQEMWKIGKKKESDSEDCTDSSEIDTDDDDKDLAPPLKKAKRTVNQ from the coding sequence ATGGAGAGGGGAGTAACACTCTATTCAAACAAAAGTCAGTGTCCCTGTGTACCTTGGAAATCCTATGCCAGGACTCTTTATGCACAATACACAAAGTATCCCCGCAAAGCAAAGATGGCGGCTTTCGGCGACCTGTGTCTTCTGAAACAAAGTGATCCGCGAGACACGGAAAAACTCATTGTAAAAGCTGTTTCACTTGGATACAGAACGATCGCAGTCAACACTACCTTTCATCTAAAAAAGGTGGCGAAACAGAAAAATAATCCTTGCCCAGAACCCACCGACTGGGAACTTCTGTCCGGGGTCCAAAATTTGAAGAAAGTTAATAGGAATTTGCAAGTTCTGAATCGCGTCACTGTGCCCCTGGAGGAAAATGGTCAGCTTCACCAGCTAGCTAGCGATACACTGCACAAATATGACCTATTAGCCGTCAACCCGGCCACTGATAAATTGTTTCTTCAAGCATGTTCATCTTTGGAAGTGGATTTGATCAGTTTAGATCTCACTGCCAGGCTGCCATTCTATCTAAAAATGCCCCAAGTTCGTCAAGCTATTGATAGAGGTGTTAGCTTTGAGATTACATATGGTCCAATGATCCGTGATAACACGCAGCGTCGGTATGTCATTAGTAATGCAGCTGACATTATCCGTGCAACTAAAGGCCGTGGTGTAATTATGTCTAGTGGAGCAGATGGGCCATTGGATTTGAGAGGACCTTATGATGTTGCTAACTTAGGCGAGCTGCTCGGGCTTAAGCAGGAAAAAGCCAAGTCGGCCGTGTCAAGGAACATCAGAGCTTTGTTGTATCATGTTGAAGCAAGAAAAGCGACTGGAAAGTCTACTATTTCTGGGTGCCCTGTTGAATCACTTACAGAACAAGAAATGTGGAAGATTggtaaaaagaaagaaagtgaTAGTGAGGATTGTACTGATAGCAGTGAGATTGACactgatgacgatgataaggACTTGGCACCACCACTTAAAAAAGCTAAACGGACAGTTAATCAATAa
- the LOC5514007 gene encoding G protein-activated inward rectifier potassium channel 4 yields the protein MPRRDYILDMVDTSNSIEESRCLTASSESKCQPKISRLSQKLTGLFSKDQQIKQHQNSRLVSRRGKVNVTAANVENKKALYLADPFTTLLDAKWGWIFLAFASGFVTSWLFFGTLWWMIVKLRTRFDTASCVDNVDSWISAFLFSVETQTTIGYGGRQVTPECPEGVVCLLVQSLSGLMLSASLLGLIFAKLSRPRPRAHTIRFSKRAVVSKKDGKLCLIFRVGDIRKSQLLEVTVKLHCFHYIAGDNGSLFFNQSELPIAFSPECEPEYEVRPFFLTPLTIMHMINEQSPLYDLSAAELAQANIEFVAVLEGVVEATGMVTQGRASYLSSEVHWGHDFYPLMLKAADTPDRLEIDFSLFDHTYASSTPTCSAREQMKRKVEKKEDEDNGKTLVWIPRKVSKDEKTESR from the exons ATGCCCCGTAGAGATTACATCTTGGATATGGTGGACACATCGAATTCTATCGAAGAGAGCCGGTGCCTTACTGCCTCTTCAGAATCTAAATGCCAGCCCAAGATTTCTCGACTTTCTCAAAAGCTAACTGGACTTTTTTCGAAAGACCAACAGATTAAACAGCATCAAAACTCTAGATTGGTCTCTAGGAGGGGGAAAGTGAATGTTACGGCAGCAAACGTTGAAAACAAGAAAGCACTCTACTTGGCAGATCCGTTCACCACGCTGCTTGACGCTAAATGGGGGTGGATATTCTTGGCGTTCGCTTCAGGTTTCGTCACAAGTTGGCTGTTCTTCGGGACGTTGTGGTGGATGATTGTGAAGCTGCGTACAAGGTTTGACACTGCTAGTTGTGTGGATAATGTGGACTCTTGGATAAGTGCGTTTCTTTTTTCTGTCGAGACACAAACGACAATCGGTTACGGCGGTCGCCAG GTAACCCCAGAATGCCCAGAGGGGGTTGTGTGCCTTCTGGTCCAGTCGCTTTCGGGCCTAATGTTGTCAGCCTCGTTACTAGGACTTATCTTTGCCAAACTCTCCCGGCCAAGACCACGAGCACATACTATACGATTCTCCAAGCGTGCGGTGGTAAGCAAGAAAGACGGCAAACTTTGCCTTATTTTCCGTGTTGGGGACATTCGGAAGAGTCAGCTCTTAGAGGTCACTGTCAAACTTCATTGCTTTCATTATATAGCCGGTGATAACGGGAGTCTCTttttcaaccaatcagagcttCCAATCGCATTCAGCCCAGAGTGTGAACCTGAATACGAAGTAAGACCCTTCTTCTTAACACCGCTGACTATCATGCACATGATCAACGAGCAAAGTCCGCTGTACGATCTAAGCGCGGCGGAGCTGGCGCAAGCAAACATCGAGTTCGTTGCCGTCTTAGAGGGCGTTGTCGAGGCCACTGGTATGGTTACCCAGGGACGCGCCTCTTACCTATCCAGCGAAGTGCACTGGGGGCATGATTTCTACCCTCTGATGTTAAAAGCCGCAGATACTCCAGACCGACTTGAGATAGATTTCTCTCTCTTCGACCACACCTACGCCTCTAGTACGCCTACATGTTCAGCTAGAGAACAGATGAAACGCAAAGTCGAAAAGAAGGAGGATGAGGATAACGGAAAAACTTTGGTCTGGATCCCGAGAAAAGTTTCCAAGGATGAAAAAACAGAGAGCAGATGA
- the LOC116619163 gene encoding protein white isoform X1, with protein MKKSTGAPPVALVCVNRLAEEEDRNTLQDEGTTASMESQGSAGEKPGTDSRKSSKMDQENRPEAILVHNEVHPESDKETHNPGFARSLSTRERRVTLEWKSVNVFVPIPKPSICKRLCGSRDDAPAPQIRQVLFDVSGRAEPGTLLAVMGASGAGKSTLMNVLAYRNLGSIQVTGEVKVNNNNLGLAINSISAYIQQEDLFIGTLTVREHLTFHALLRMDKKHSKQERLDRVEEAINELGLTKCADTVIGTPGRVRGISGGEKKRLSFASELLTDPAILFADEPTSGLDSFMAQSVVATLQRLAKQGRTIICTIHQPSSEVYTMFSSILLMAEGRTAYLGPAEGAIPYFAKFGHICPANFNPADYFVNTLAIVPGEEEECRLRIKEICDEYASKTERGDKENSHHRRDSFSDETVISRSPYKASWCKQFSAVLWRSWLSTRREAMLFQIRLMQSIITGLIAGLIYFQTPLNTTGVQNMSGAIFFLVTGVSFSSLQAVIFVFPAELPVFIRDHKNGMYRTDVYFLSKTLAELPVFLLSPLLLSAIAYWMIGLREDVFKFLICYAILVLLTNVAVSYGYIISSMVSTVEGASALGPPLMLPLLLFGGFFLKNTSVPEYFVWIKYISWFKYGFELLNLNQWDGFGKIGDGCQMPPFMNRTFSARPNATGRELCIPDGNAAIEFLDLDKGNFMIDLYALIALFVGFRILAFILLLRRSSKKQ; from the exons ATGAAGAAATCCACGGGAGCTCCGCCAGTAGCCCTCGTGTGTGTGAACCGGCTCGCCGAAGAGGAAGATAGAAACACACTACAGGATGAGGGGACCACAGCAAGCATGGAAAGTCAAG GAAGCGCAGGAGAGAAGCCAGGTACCGACTCTCGAAAGTCTTCCAAAATGGACCAAGAAAACCGACCAGAGGCCATTCTAGTTCACAATGAGGTACACCCTGAGAGCGACAAGGAAACCCACAACCCGGGGTTCGCTAGAAGTTTATCTACTCGAGAGAGAAGAGTAACACTGGAGTGGAAATCTGTGAATGTATTTGTGCCGATTCCAAAACCGTCCATTTGTAAACGTCTTTGCGGGTCACGAGACGATGCACCAGCCCCTCAAATTAGACAAGTTCTCTTTGACG TTAGCGGTAGAGCTGAACCTGGTACTCTTCTGGCTGTCATGGGAGCAAG TGGGGCGGGCAAGTCAACCCTGATGAACGTTTTGGCTTATCGTAACCTTGGCTCCATCCAAGTGACTGGTGAAGTCAAGGTCAACAATAATAACCTTGGTTTGGCAATTAATTCTATATCAGCCTACATTCAGCAGGAGGATTTATTTATTGGTACTCTGACTGTCAGAGAGCATCTCACATTCCAT GCATTACTCAGAATGGATAAAAAGCATTCCAAGCAAGAGAGGCTGGATCGTGTAGAGGAGGCCATAAATGAG TTAGGATTAACTAAGTGTGCTGACACAGTGATTGGCACACCTGGGCGAGTGCGAGGCATCTCAGGTGGAGAGAAAAAACGACTATCTTTTGCATCTGAG CTCTTGACAGACCCCGCCATCCTGTTTGCGGATGAGCCGACGTCCGGTCTTGATTCATTCATGGCGCAGAGTGTGGTGGCGACGCTACAGAGGCTCGCAAAGCAAGGTCGCACTATTATCTGTACCATCCACCAGCCCTCATCCGAAGTGTATACCATGTTCTCAAG CATCTTGCTGATGGCAGAGGGGCGCACTGCGTATCTGGGTCCAGCTGAGGGCGCAATTCCTTATTTCGCCAA ATTCGGCCACATCTGTCCGGCCAATTTTAACCCTGCGGATTACTTCGTCAACACCCTGGCTATCGTTCCTGGCGAAGAAGAGGAGTGTCGTCTCCGGATTAAG GAAATATGTGATGAGTACGCTAGTAAGACGGAAAGGGGCGACAAGGAAAACTCGCACCACCGCCGG GATTCTTTCTCGGATGAAACGGTTATCTCTCGCTCTCC CTACAAGGCGTCGTGGTGCAAGCAGTTCAGTGCAGTGCTGTGGAGGAGCTGGCTCAGCACTAGACGAGAAGCTATGCTTTTTCAGATCAGACTGATGCAGAGCATC ATCACAGGTCTGATTGCTGGGCTCATCTACTTCCAAACACCTCTCAACACCACCGGAGTTCAAAACATGTCAGGAGCGATCTTTTTTCTCGTCACCGGAGTCTCGTTCTCAAGTCTTCAGGCAGTCATCTTT GTCTTCCCGGCAGAGCTCCCTGTCTTCATACGAGATCACAAAAACGGCATGTACAGGACAGATGTTTACTTCCTCTCAAAAACACTAGCCGAG CttcctgtttttttgttgtccCCGCTCCTCTTGTCTGCGATAGCGTACTGGATGATAG GACTACGAGAAGATGTCTTTAAGTTTCTTATTTGTTACGCCATTCTTGTGCTCTTAACTAACGTCGCCGTCTCTTACG GTTACATCATATCATCGATGGTGTCCACGGTCGAGGGGGCCTCGGCTCTAGGCCCACCTCTTATGCTGCCTCTTCTTCTTTTCGGCGGCTTCTTCCTGAAAAACAC GTCCGTGCCCGAGTATTTTGTTTGGATAAAGTACATTTCGTGGTTCAAATACGGCTTTGAGCTCCTTAACCTGAACCAGTGGGATGGCTTCGGTAAAATAGGAG ATGGCTGCCAAATGCCCCCATTCATGAATAGGACATTCTCCGCCCGTCCCAATGCCACCGGGCGCGAGCTGTGTATCCCGGATGGTAACGCCGCCATCGAGTTCTTGGACTTAGACAAG GGTAACTTCATGATTGACCTGTACGCGTTGATAGCACTCTTCGTTGGCTTCCGCATCCTAGCCTTCATCTTGCTCTTACGTAGATCCAGCAAAAAGCAGTAA
- the LOC116619163 gene encoding protein white isoform X2 has translation MEEERVSICSESGAVTFPLLCDGAERMVVDRSRNPSDSRSAGEKPGTDSRKSSKMDQENRPEAILVHNEVHPESDKETHNPGFARSLSTRERRVTLEWKSVNVFVPIPKPSICKRLCGSRDDAPAPQIRQVLFDVSGRAEPGTLLAVMGASGAGKSTLMNVLAYRNLGSIQVTGEVKVNNNNLGLAINSISAYIQQEDLFIGTLTVREHLTFHALLRMDKKHSKQERLDRVEEAINELGLTKCADTVIGTPGRVRGISGGEKKRLSFASELLTDPAILFADEPTSGLDSFMAQSVVATLQRLAKQGRTIICTIHQPSSEVYTMFSSILLMAEGRTAYLGPAEGAIPYFAKFGHICPANFNPADYFVNTLAIVPGEEEECRLRIKEICDEYASKTERGDKENSHHRRDSFSDETVISRSPYKASWCKQFSAVLWRSWLSTRREAMLFQIRLMQSIITGLIAGLIYFQTPLNTTGVQNMSGAIFFLVTGVSFSSLQAVIFVFPAELPVFIRDHKNGMYRTDVYFLSKTLAELPVFLLSPLLLSAIAYWMIGLREDVFKFLICYAILVLLTNVAVSYGYIISSMVSTVEGASALGPPLMLPLLLFGGFFLKNTSVPEYFVWIKYISWFKYGFELLNLNQWDGFGKIGDGCQMPPFMNRTFSARPNATGRELCIPDGNAAIEFLDLDKGNFMIDLYALIALFVGFRILAFILLLRRSSKKQ, from the exons atGGAAGAGGAGAGAGTATCGATATGCTCTGAGTCGGGAGCAGtgacatttcctttattgTGCGACGGTGCTGAAAGGATGGTAGTAGACAGATCACGTAATCCTAGCGATTCAA GAAGCGCAGGAGAGAAGCCAGGTACCGACTCTCGAAAGTCTTCCAAAATGGACCAAGAAAACCGACCAGAGGCCATTCTAGTTCACAATGAGGTACACCCTGAGAGCGACAAGGAAACCCACAACCCGGGGTTCGCTAGAAGTTTATCTACTCGAGAGAGAAGAGTAACACTGGAGTGGAAATCTGTGAATGTATTTGTGCCGATTCCAAAACCGTCCATTTGTAAACGTCTTTGCGGGTCACGAGACGATGCACCAGCCCCTCAAATTAGACAAGTTCTCTTTGACG TTAGCGGTAGAGCTGAACCTGGTACTCTTCTGGCTGTCATGGGAGCAAG TGGGGCGGGCAAGTCAACCCTGATGAACGTTTTGGCTTATCGTAACCTTGGCTCCATCCAAGTGACTGGTGAAGTCAAGGTCAACAATAATAACCTTGGTTTGGCAATTAATTCTATATCAGCCTACATTCAGCAGGAGGATTTATTTATTGGTACTCTGACTGTCAGAGAGCATCTCACATTCCAT GCATTACTCAGAATGGATAAAAAGCATTCCAAGCAAGAGAGGCTGGATCGTGTAGAGGAGGCCATAAATGAG TTAGGATTAACTAAGTGTGCTGACACAGTGATTGGCACACCTGGGCGAGTGCGAGGCATCTCAGGTGGAGAGAAAAAACGACTATCTTTTGCATCTGAG CTCTTGACAGACCCCGCCATCCTGTTTGCGGATGAGCCGACGTCCGGTCTTGATTCATTCATGGCGCAGAGTGTGGTGGCGACGCTACAGAGGCTCGCAAAGCAAGGTCGCACTATTATCTGTACCATCCACCAGCCCTCATCCGAAGTGTATACCATGTTCTCAAG CATCTTGCTGATGGCAGAGGGGCGCACTGCGTATCTGGGTCCAGCTGAGGGCGCAATTCCTTATTTCGCCAA ATTCGGCCACATCTGTCCGGCCAATTTTAACCCTGCGGATTACTTCGTCAACACCCTGGCTATCGTTCCTGGCGAAGAAGAGGAGTGTCGTCTCCGGATTAAG GAAATATGTGATGAGTACGCTAGTAAGACGGAAAGGGGCGACAAGGAAAACTCGCACCACCGCCGG GATTCTTTCTCGGATGAAACGGTTATCTCTCGCTCTCC CTACAAGGCGTCGTGGTGCAAGCAGTTCAGTGCAGTGCTGTGGAGGAGCTGGCTCAGCACTAGACGAGAAGCTATGCTTTTTCAGATCAGACTGATGCAGAGCATC ATCACAGGTCTGATTGCTGGGCTCATCTACTTCCAAACACCTCTCAACACCACCGGAGTTCAAAACATGTCAGGAGCGATCTTTTTTCTCGTCACCGGAGTCTCGTTCTCAAGTCTTCAGGCAGTCATCTTT GTCTTCCCGGCAGAGCTCCCTGTCTTCATACGAGATCACAAAAACGGCATGTACAGGACAGATGTTTACTTCCTCTCAAAAACACTAGCCGAG CttcctgtttttttgttgtccCCGCTCCTCTTGTCTGCGATAGCGTACTGGATGATAG GACTACGAGAAGATGTCTTTAAGTTTCTTATTTGTTACGCCATTCTTGTGCTCTTAACTAACGTCGCCGTCTCTTACG GTTACATCATATCATCGATGGTGTCCACGGTCGAGGGGGCCTCGGCTCTAGGCCCACCTCTTATGCTGCCTCTTCTTCTTTTCGGCGGCTTCTTCCTGAAAAACAC GTCCGTGCCCGAGTATTTTGTTTGGATAAAGTACATTTCGTGGTTCAAATACGGCTTTGAGCTCCTTAACCTGAACCAGTGGGATGGCTTCGGTAAAATAGGAG ATGGCTGCCAAATGCCCCCATTCATGAATAGGACATTCTCCGCCCGTCCCAATGCCACCGGGCGCGAGCTGTGTATCCCGGATGGTAACGCCGCCATCGAGTTCTTGGACTTAGACAAG GGTAACTTCATGATTGACCTGTACGCGTTGATAGCACTCTTCGTTGGCTTCCGCATCCTAGCCTTCATCTTGCTCTTACGTAGATCCAGCAAAAAGCAGTAA